In the genome of Nicoliella spurrieriana, the window AATATCTCGGGGTTGAAAACGTTGTTGTTGATAAAAATAATTCGATGCCAAATGTTGATGGGATGAATTACCATCAATTTGATTATGATACACAAACAATTTTAAATTAATTTTACTGGAGGGATTAAATCATGCGTGACTATGATGAAAAAAGGACTCAATTTAAGAAGTTAACTAGTGGCGACCGAATTTTAAGTATGGTTGTTGCTCCTGATGCATTAGCCGCAAAAGTTGCTGAGAAAACGGGATTTAAAGCCATTTTTGTTGCAGGATACGCAACCGCTGCAAGTACTCGTTCGCTACCTGATCGCGGTATTTTAGATTTTGGTGAAATGCTTAGTAAACTAAGAGAAATTGTAGCTACAGTTGATATCCCAGTCTTTGTAGATGGTGATACTGGTTATGGAGATACAGAAAACGTTGCCCGGACCGTTCGTGCATATGAAAATGCGGGTGCAGCTGGTATTTTTTTGGAAGACCAAGTATGGCCAAAGAGATGTGGGCATATGGCCGGCAAAAGCGTGGTGCCTGCTGATGAATTAGCTGACAAAATTAAAACTGCGGTTAAAGCTAGGCGTCATTCTAATTTTACAATTATGTCTAGAACCGACGCGCGACAAATGTATGGTCTAGAAGAGGCAATCAAGCGGAGTCATCAATATCAAGATGCTGGTGCTGATATGATTTTTATTGAAGCCCCGCAAAGTAAGGACGAGTTAAGAGAAATTGCAAATGAATTCCCAAATACACCATTAATGGCCAATATGATTGAAGACGGTGCCACTCCAATGACATCAGTTGACGAATTAAAATCAATGGGCTACAGCATTGCAGTTCATCCCACTGCGCTTACATATGCCCACGCATATGCTGATAAGGAATTTCTACAAGAGTTACATACTGTAGGCAGAACTGAAAAAACTAAGCAACACATGGTAACATTTAACGATTTCAATGATTTCGTTGGTTTGAATGATTTAAATACGATTGAGCAAAAATATTCAAAAGCGCCAATGCAGGATATGCTCAATCAATTAAAGTTAAAGTGAGGAGTGGTTTAATATGATAAGTAAAGAAAAATTAATGTTAGGACAACGAATGGATACGGCTAAGGAGTCTCCATTATTTTACAAGGTATTTATGCTTGTGGGTGCCGGATTACTTTTGGATAGCTCAGATGTTTATATGGCAAGTAACGTTAACTCCAGTATGATTGTCAGTAAATTTGCAACTTTATCACAAGGCTCAGCTTTTTTATCATCATGATTCTTGGGCCTTTTCATTGGATCGGTTCTTGCCGGTCACTTGGGTGATTTTTATGGTCGTAGTAAAACATTCCAATGGAACTTATTGGTTTTTGGAATCGCTACTTTATTAGCTGCATTTGCTCCGAATGTTTATTTTCTAATTGCAATGCGCTTCATCGCAGCAGTGGGACTTGGAGCAGAAGCCGTAACCGGATTTTCTATGATTAATGAATTTGCCCCCGTCCAAAATCGTGGTAAATGGAGTGGTACCGTATCCGTATTTGCAAATTTGGGTGCCCCATTTGGTTTCTTATTATCAACCCTTTTAATTACCCATGCTGGATGGAGATCGATGTTTTTAGTATTAGGATGTTTGGCAATCGTTTTATGGTTCGCTAGAAGACATCTACCAGAATCACCACGGTGGCTAATGATTCATGGTAAAGAAGATGAAGCACAGACGATCATTGAAAAGCTAGAAAAGGATGGGCATTACGATGTTAAAAACATTTCTGAGGATTCTTCATCGCATGTTAGTCGTAAAAGAGGATTGCTGATTGCAATTACAGCTATCTCAGCCACCCTTCTTTGCCAATATATGTTTACATCATGGGTCCCAACACTATTATTAGGTAAGGGACTAAACATTGTCCATTCTATGTGGTTCTCAACCATTATGATGGCTGGAGCACCACTTGGCGCACTAGTTGGAATGCTATTAGTTGATAAAGTTGGCCGTAAAAAAACAATCGTACCTAGTTTTGTTTTAATCGCATTCGCGGGAATTACATATGCATTTCAAAATACTAGTACCGGAATTTTAGTTAATGGATTTATTCTAACTGCTCTAATGTATGTATCAATTGCTAGCACCATTTCAGTGTATGCTCCTGAACTATTTTCAACTGACTTTAGATTCCGTGGTACTGGATATGCAAATGGTTTTGCTAAACTATTGATTACCCTTTCACCTTACATCGTTTTATTCACAGTTTCGTCATTTGGTCAGGAAACATTATTTGTAATTATTGGTGTAATTGCAGTATTAGCAGCAATCGTTATTGCAGTGTTTGGTCCAGAAACCAAGGGACAAAGACTTGGTTGATAATATGAATAATTTTAAATTATAACCATTTCAAAGATCAGTGATTATTCACTGGTCTTTTATTACTTGAAGGATTATTAACACCCTTGACTAAAAATATTGAGTGAAAATTAACCGCAAAATTAATATGAAATAAACAATAAGTTAGGGAGTGATATAATTAACTTGATTAAAAATATATAATTTGGAGTGATCATTATGAAAAGAAATTTATTTATCGGTAGTATAACCCTATTGGCAAGTTCTTTAATCCTTGTTGGCTGTGGAAATCAAAATAAAGCTAGTTCACAGTCCAGTAGCAACACAAGTAGCTCATCAGTAAGCAGTAGCTCTGTTAGTAGTTCCAATAGCAGTTCTACTACGTCATCATCATCTAACACTAGCTCAAGTGCTAGTAGTGCTACTACCAACAATCAGAAAGCGCAGACTAAGGTAAACTCTAAAACAGCAGGTGTCCTCGTAGCATTATTAGTGAGACCGGATTGGTTTAAATCCGAAGTTGGTAGTAGCTTAAAATATTCAGAAACTGCTGGTGGTGAATATAAGAATTATGGAGCTTTCTATGGTCAAGGTGATACATCCGACCACCTAGCATTTCAATTAAATGGTAACACTGTTAATTATGAATATTGGGATCAAGATTCATCAGAGCCTAATGGTGGTCATAAAATAACGGGGTCTGTGGCACTAAATCGTTTAATCAATGATTATTACATAAATCAAGATCAAAAAGATGAAGTGAACGGCTATGTGAATAAATTACCACTTGATAGTATTGATTAGAGCTTCAAATTTAACTTAATCTTCTCTAAAATGAGCCCTGATTTCAATCAGGAATTTATGATCAACAATCTGCTTCAAAAGAAGTGGCTCATTTAATCAAAAGCAAACTAACAATTAGGCGCCCTCATCAAGGTTTGCCAGAAGCTTGGGGGCGGCTTTTTGTTACTTTCAGTCTTCGAAGTACACAAACATCGTATTACATGACAACCATCATAAGAGCGGTGCATTATATTCAAAGGGATGATTTAAATAATAGAAATTACAACAAACTAACTTAGAATGGAGTGATTTTATGAAGAATTATAAATGGATATTTTTAGTTCTTTTTATGACTTTTGTCGGTTATAAGTTTACTAACCAAGTAGCTCATGCAAATACTAGTATCCTAGATACATATATTGATGGTGGCTACACTGATTTTTCTAATGCAGTTAAAGATGCTAATGATCCAAACTACTTTGACCCCAAAAATTCAAGTGATTACTATACCAAAGTTCCAAAGGGATACCATTTTTTGATGGTTAGAAAAAATGCTATAATTGGTGCATCTGAAAAAACAAATGGATTGCCAATTTATCCTTATCCATATGGTGATACGCTCATAGTTAATAAGATTATCAATAATAACGGGAAATATCGGTTTAAAGTACTTAACAAAGGTACATCTTCTCCTGGTAAGTATAGATACATTTCTGCCAACAAGGAATTGGTGAAATTTATTCCTGATTCAATTAGGTTTAACCTTGGAGGAGTTGCTGATCCACGGGAAGCAAAGGATATAAGTAAGTCTTATCCAGCTATTACGGTTCCAGGTGTCATATCACAAGCCTTTATCCAGCGTGATTACGGTAATCCACCATACACACCTGCAGATGAAAAGCGGGCTATGAAGCGGGCACCTGGTGAAAATAAATTGCTAGCTGAGTACTTTAAGAATCGTGAAGTCAGGCCGATTAGTTACTATGTAAAACGGCATAAATTTTTTGATAAATACTTTGGATTAAAAGGTAGTTCATCATTAGTTAACTATAGAAAGTATTTCCCACAAAATGATTTAAATATTAAAAATTATCTAAAGTAGTATTCAAATCATAATAAGCAGTACAAAAATTATGAAATAAATAAAGATGTAAAAATCTCTCTAATCTGTAAAATTCAAGTTAGAGAGATTTTTTAGTATGTTTATCACATAAGTATACCTTGTAAATATTTAATTCTGATTAACCCAAAATCGTTGATATGTCTCTTGAATGGTTATTAATCCACGTCCCAACCAAGACAAACGATAGTCCGCAATTAACGGGCTGCTGTTATGATAAGTAGTTAAAATTAATTGCTCGGCATCCCCCATATGGCAGATGTTTTTAGTACATATATAATAATTATTATCTTATCAGCTGGACATAATGATAAGGTCCTCCGTGAATTGATTATCAATATGTTAAAATAAATTAAGAAAAAATTAAGAAAGAGGTACATATATGATCAATACTAAAAAAATTCTATTTACGTTGGGTGCCGTTAGCACTTTCTCATTCGCTGGCGTTGCCAGCAACGTTTCAAATCCCGATTCAAACACTGTTTATGCTGCTAAGACCAATGAGTTCGGTCAATATCCATTGAATACCCCTAATATTAAACTAAATACATTTAAGTACCAATATGGATTGACTGGAGATCTTAATTCGTATGTAAACTCAAATGCAACCCCATCTACAATGCCAGTATTCCATCGAGAAAAATCAATGCAAAATGCTAATAATAAAGCATATTATAGACGAGATTCTAAAGAAATGTACATTGATGGTTGTCCTGTAGGTATTAGCTCAAGCGGATGGATTTCCCGTGGAGCGAGCACGTTTGATAAATATATGCCTGATAAATGGATTAAATTAATAAACACCAGTAAATCATTTAGATATAATCACCCTGAACTATTACTAGTTGGGGCTCAATTCCAGATCTCGAAGTCACCATTCTGTAACAAATTTGTCAACATCAAGAAGCTTTATCATGATTACTACCACGTTAACATTGACAAAATTCTTTCTTATACTCGCCCTAACAATTGGGAAACCAAATATGCTAAACACGGTCTAAACCCTAAAAACTACATGGTTAAAGGATACACCAAAGACGACCTCTTTAAGGTTCTCTACAACGGTTACGGTGGTTACAGTAGAAAGGTTGACCCTAAACTGAAAACTTTGAAGCACATCATCTACAAAGACCAACGGACGCAATCCGACCACAATGATTTCAACATCACTGCCACTTACAAGAATTCATAAGGAGCGATCAATAACTGTGCAAAAATTATTTAAACAAATTCTATTTACGTTGGGTGCCGTTAGCGCCCTCTCATTTGATGGTGTTGCCAGCAATACTGTTTATGCTGCTGAAACTAACGCTTTCGGACAATATTCAATTTACCATAACCTTGATTTCAAAACTCTCGCTGACCAAAGTGGCAAAGCTCCTAATTTCGACAACTATGTCAACAATAATGCCAAACCAAGTGTTATGCCTGTATTTCACAGAATGGATTCATATCAAAATGCTAATAATAAAGCATATTACAGAGCAACAGAAAAACAACTATATTTAATGGGATTGCCAGTAACCCTAAGTCAATCAGGATACCTACAACTAAACAGCGGTACCTATTCCAAAACACTCCCACAAAAATGGGCTAAGCAATACCTAACCACAAATACGTTTCTCTATGCTCATCCCGAATTAGCAATTCTTTATAACAATCCTACCGGCGCCAATAATTTTAAGGGCCAAAACAATGGTGCTAGAAAATATGTTAACATCAAGAAAATCTACCATTATTACTACCACGTTAACATTGACAAACTATTGACCTACACTCGTCCTAAGAACTGGGTCAACAAATACTACAAACACGGGATGAACCCTAAGACTTACATGGTCAAAGGATACACTACTAAGGACCTTCTTAACACGCTTAAAGGATCTTCGAACATGACCGCTAATGCTAAAAAGTTGAACAAGATTCATAACCTGGTCTACAAAGACCAACGTCAACAATCTGACCACAATGATTTTGGAACTACAACTAAGTATTAATTCAATCGTGAACTTAAATAATACTCATAATTATTTCTTTATTAGTGAGTAGTTCGATGCTAAAAAATGTGAAGTGGGTTTTAAACAAACAATGATTACCACCGTATGTGTGAGATTATAAATGATTAGTTGTAAATAAATAACCTCCGATCAGAGTATATCTGTTTGGAGGTTATTTGTATGCTTAGTATATAAGCATACCTTTTAAGTGGATTTAATTATTTGGTGTTTTGAGACCTAGTAATTGATTGAAATATTTGTTTATTACAAATTACTAATATAGGGGAAATACTTCACGTGCAAACTATCATATTTTTATCATTTCAATTTTTCCATTTAGCATTAGTTCTTTTAATAATTCATCTCCTTGGTGATTGTGGAAATTATCAAATGAATGGCGATGCTCATTAGCGTACCTATTGATCATTCCTGAAGCCTTAATCAGTATATCTTTTGCAGCTTCTTCATCACTAATTGTTTTGTCATTTACTTTGTAAGTAGAGTAAAACAAAATTATCTTTAATTTATCATCTTCTAAATCATATCTATCAAAAATACTTCTAAAATAAGAATAATCAGCAGAGGAAAATGAGTGCCCATAAAAAGCTACTTCATTAACTAGGTCAATAAATGGAAAGTTATTATTCAAATTTCTTCTTGATGTGATTACTCTAAATGTTTTTGTAAATTCATATTCAATGCTATCCATATCAATATTATCGCCATCTATACCTATTATTAAAGAGTTGTTTTTATCTTTAAATTGTTTATCTGGAACTAATACTCCATGAATGTTAGTAATTCCGTCTTTGTTATTTTGAAATGATAAATCTGTATAATTAAAATTTATTACATGCCAATTACTACTGCCCTTTAATAGCTTATTTAATAACTTTTTTGACGACTTACTATATGTTTGATTATTGCTTTTGTTATAAGATAATAATTCATTGTTCATATATGAATTGAAGCTTTTCTCGAATTTATTTAATTCTTTCAATAAATATTCAAAAATTGTTTTTCGTAATTGTTTTTCTTCATGATTATTTAATGTTTTACCATTATTTTCTTTATACTCATTATATTTATTTTTTAAAATATCAAGAAAACTAGAACTATTGTGACATATATATGATATCAACAATCCGTATTTTATGAATTCATTTTTATCTAATTGAGTGTGACTAATATACATTTCTCCATCTCTATAAAAATCTTCTATTTTATCGTTCGATACTTTATCCATATCTCCAATAATAAAGAACTCTATAAAATGAATAATGTTATCCATTTCACATACATAATCATTTAAACTTTTTGAAAAAATACCTATTGAAGATTCTATATCCTCCCAGTTTTCAATTGAATTGTTAAAAAAATATTTATTTAAAAGTAGATAAAATATCCAAAAATTACTATCATTAGAAACATTCTTTAATAATTTTATTAAGTTTATGTCCAAATCTAGTGAATTATTATCCTTAGTATCTTTGGAAAAAGATTTAATTATTGTGTCTCTAATAACAAAATTAATTTTTATTGGACTATAATCATTAAATAATGTTTTATAGTCATTAAGATAGAAATCATTTATATATTTATTGGAATAAGGGAAAAAACTCTTTACAAAATCACTAAATGTAGATTTTAATCCTAAATGCAGATCAAAACCGTTCCCAATTATTAATATTCTGTTATTCATTATATTTTAATATCCTCTTTTTAAATTTATTAATGGATTTAACACTATGTCAATATCTGGAACTAATCTTTATGTATTTTTGACCAATCTAATCCTGTCGTAAATTGCAAAATTTTACATATCAGTCAATACAGTTAATTACTTCTTCGTATAAAATACGCTGCCCATCAACATTAACAGATGAACCTTTCTAAAGATTGTGTTGGATGGAATACCGCATTTTTTAGCTAAAAATCCAACGCTGTGACCTTTCTTAGATAATATAATCATTAAATTCCTTTGAATGTGATTTTGACATAATAAAAACTCCTTTAATAATAATTATACCCGAAAGGGCGCATCATAAAAATAGTCTATATTATTATCAGGAGCGGGTTATAAATAAATAACCCTTTGCGGAGGGTTATTTATTGGATGTTTTGGTAATCAGGTAAATTGATAGGATTTTACTTATCATAAAATTATTAACATAACGCGTCATTTAATAAATAAAATCAACGTTATCTATCATTGATTTAACTCCTTCATGCATAATTACATTGTCTAATATTTCGTTAGGAATTTTACATTCTGATAATATCCACCTTCTAACTATAAACCTACTAGCAATATTATATTTATAAGCTTCATAAATAGATACACCATCATTGCCATAATCATACGAACCATGATCAACTGAATTTCTTATTTTATTCAATTTCTCGCAAACTATATCTTCATTTCTAGATTCATTATTATTTTCTAGAACGCTTATAACTTCACATTTTCCAATTCTATTAAATGAATTTATTATAGATTTTGCTTTTATAGAGAATGGTGGATATTTTTTGTCATCTTTTTTTCCGAATTTTTCAAATACCATGTTATTCATTTCATTTTTAAAATAATTTGCTGAAATTAAATCAATTCCTGAAAATGCTCTTGATAGGCTCATATTAAGATTATTATAGTTGTAATATGATATTGAATTCCCTATTGTAAGTAACTTATCATCATTTTCAATGAAATGTTTCAACCCATTAATAAATAGATTAAAAAAATTATCTGTTCTTTTATTTAAATGTAATTCATTAATGAAAGAAGAAGGCTTAGCAGTATTATAATCTCTAGGCCTAAAGTATGATATTTTGTTATTATAACTATTAATCAAAATACATTTTATTACAGCTTGATTGCTGTTCATTGATAACGATAAAAAAGTTTCTAAATCATTAATATACCTACTGATATCTTCTATACTTAAGCTACTTATAATAGATATATGAGTATCCTTCCTTATGCCATGGTATCTTTCTAAAAGTTCATTATTTTCATAATAATTTGAAATAGAAATTAATTGAATTTTAGTATCATCACTTATATTATCTTCGGAAAGAACCTTAAAATCCATTGCTTCTTCATTAAATAAAGAGTCATATTTGTCATTTTTCATCCAACCACTTAGGTTTGTTGGACATAGAATACACTTACTATATTTAGTATCATTATTAACGAAACAATCACCAATGAATAATTTACCACTTATACATAAATCATTTGTCATATGTTCATCATTGTATTTAAATGATATAGATGATTTAAATATATGACAGCTTAGAAGAGAAATTTCGTGAACACTAATTTGCTCATCCTTGTATTTACCACTTTGAACTACTAATGATCCTCTTCCAAATATAGATTCAGAATCCATATCATTATGATCAAAATCATTTAAATACAATCTAATTCCATCACTATTGTATACTAATGAGCCCGTAGTTTTTAAATTGTTTTCGCTAGTTCCCCAAATCCCTGTGATTATAAAATCATCATACGAAGTTATATCTTCAAAATTCAAGTAATATCCTCCTCAAACTAAAGTAGAAACATTGATTTAATATCGAATCAAATTCAATAATACAGTTAAAATTTCTTGTTCAGTATCATCACTTTATAATTTATAATTTTATCCAAGGATATGCTTGCAACATATTAATTTTTACCTCGTCATAATCCCTTGAATAAACCTTTTAAAATTTTTCAGTGTTATCATAAATGTAAACATGATCAGCCATTTTTGCTATTGATGATAAATTATGATTAGACTGTTCATAACGCTTGATGATAATATCATTTTCGATACCGTGGCCACCCTTAATAACCCTTTGCTTTACTCTATCAATTGATGTTTGTGCATTATTAACAGTGACGTAGAGCAATGTAACATCAAAAAAATTATTATGAGCCTCATTAATTAAGTTACGATGCGTTTTACCAGCGCCTGCCAGAGTGGTTTCAATATGAATACTATGACCATTTGATAAAGCTTGGTGTAATTCCCTAACTTCTATTTTCATAGCCCTGCGATTATCCTTAGGATTACGCCAATCTCCATGCATCTTTTGAAGAATTTCATCAGCATTTAATCGCTTTGTATTGTTAAATAGGAATGGTTGTATTTGATATAACTTACTTTTGCCAGCACCATTAATCCCTGCAACAATAATATACCTTGGTTTATTCATTTTTAGATTACGAAATGCTCTTTTTTGATAATCATATCCTGCTTTTTATCTAATACATAATTATACAATGAATTAAATACTTTACGCTTTTCAGGATCTGGATTATTAATGGATTGATTGAATAATTCCTGTAAATCGAAATTTTCAATATTTTTTAAAATCTTATCAGTACTATTCAAGGGTGCATTCTCCTTATCTATAATGTATCTAACGTGAACTAAAAATCTTTATTCAAGATTTGCTCTTATCTTCATCAGAAACAATCAGACATTATTTTTATTCTATTTTTAAATTATAACATAAAGAATTTAAGTTCTAGGGATTATAAAATTGTTCCTACTTCAAGTTATAGCACAATGCTCCTATTTCAATAACTTGGACCAATTTTATGTAGTTTTGACCAAGCTAATTATTTTATGATTGTACTATCTTACATGCCAGTCAATGCTGACAGTTACTTCTTCAATTGTTTCAAACTTGGTTTGAAAAACGATCTCTCTTTTCAGCATCGAATGAAAGTTTTCAATATAGGTATTATCGTAAGGATGGCCCTTCAATGAGT includes:
- a CDS encoding isocitrate lyase/PEP mutase family protein; protein product: MRDYDEKRTQFKKLTSGDRILSMVVAPDALAAKVAEKTGFKAIFVAGYATAASTRSLPDRGILDFGEMLSKLREIVATVDIPVFVDGDTGYGDTENVARTVRAYENAGAAGIFLEDQVWPKRCGHMAGKSVVPADELADKIKTAVKARRHSNFTIMSRTDARQMYGLEEAIKRSHQYQDAGADMIFIEAPQSKDELREIANEFPNTPLMANMIEDGATPMTSVDELKSMGYSIAVHPTALTYAHAYADKEFLQELHTVGRTEKTKQHMVTFNDFNDFVGLNDLNTIEQKYSKAPMQDMLNQLKLK
- a CDS encoding MFS transporter, which encodes MGLFIGSVLAGHLGDFYGRSKTFQWNLLVFGIATLLAAFAPNVYFLIAMRFIAAVGLGAEAVTGFSMINEFAPVQNRGKWSGTVSVFANLGAPFGFLLSTLLITHAGWRSMFLVLGCLAIVLWFARRHLPESPRWLMIHGKEDEAQTIIEKLEKDGHYDVKNISEDSSSHVSRKRGLLIAITAISATLLCQYMFTSWVPTLLLGKGLNIVHSMWFSTIMMAGAPLGALVGMLLVDKVGRKKTIVPSFVLIAFAGITYAFQNTSTGILVNGFILTALMYVSIASTISVYAPELFSTDFRFRGTGYANGFAKLLITLSPYIVLFTVSSFGQETLFVIIGVIAVLAAIVIAVFGPETKGQRLG
- a CDS encoding Lreu_0056 family protein yields the protein MKRNLFIGSITLLASSLILVGCGNQNKASSQSSSNTSSSSVSSSSVSSSNSSSTTSSSSNTSSSASSATTNNQKAQTKVNSKTAGVLVALLVRPDWFKSEVGSSLKYSETAGGEYKNYGAFYGQGDTSDHLAFQLNGNTVNYEYWDQDSSEPNGGHKITGSVALNRLINDYYINQDQKDEVNGYVNKLPLDSID
- a CDS encoding bacteriophage abortive infection AbiH family protein, which codes for MNNRILIIGNGFDLHLGLKSTFSDFVKSFFPYSNKYINDFYLNDYKTLFNDYSPIKINFVIRDTIIKSFSKDTKDNNSLDLDINLIKLLKNVSNDSNFWIFYLLLNKYFFNNSIENWEDIESSIGIFSKSLNDYVCEMDNIIHFIEFFIIGDMDKVSNDKIEDFYRDGEMYISHTQLDKNEFIKYGLLISYICHNSSSFLDILKNKYNEYKENNGKTLNNHEEKQLRKTIFEYLLKELNKFEKSFNSYMNNELLSYNKSNNQTYSKSSKKLLNKLLKGSSNWHVINFNYTDLSFQNNKDGITNIHGVLVPDKQFKDKNNSLIIGIDGDNIDMDSIEYEFTKTFRVITSRRNLNNNFPFIDLVNEVAFYGHSFSSADYSYFRSIFDRYDLEDDKLKIILFYSTYKVNDKTISDEEAAKDILIKASGMINRYANEHRHSFDNFHNHQGDELLKELMLNGKIEMIKI
- a CDS encoding zeta toxin family protein; protein product: MNKPRYIIVAGINGAGKSKLYQIQPFLFNNTKRLNADEILQKMHGDWRNPKDNRRAMKIEVRELHQALSNGHSIHIETTLAGAGKTHRNLINEAHNNFFDVTLLYVTVNNAQTSIDRVKQRVIKGGHGIENDIIIKRYEQSNHNLSSIAKMADHVYIYDNTEKF